The following coding sequences lie in one Aricia agestis chromosome 10, ilAriAges1.1, whole genome shotgun sequence genomic window:
- the LOC121730995 gene encoding uncharacterized protein LOC121730995: MTARQYPQNWTTFERILENGDKLTFVVEDIPESYWEDAVEFMLGNYIREDVWWTTAGTAKEPLAVEEYRVLLRNIVKQRMSLACFLVDGDRTLVGVNMCMPQERDRFVEHIPPKSTAGQLSLRMFSEAMKVTAIYEQYHVDKYLMGAGLSVLPEYRTLGIAVEMLKCRVSLAKELGFAVTGGIFTSASAQRAAEKAAMDCVYQISYKEFGEQCEINFDTSTESLKFFAKKTD, translated from the exons ATGACTGCGCGACAGTACCCGCAGAATTGGACCACTTTTGAAAGGATTTTAGAGAATGGAGATAAACTGACGTTCGTAGTTGAAGATATTCCAGAATCGTATTGGGAGGACGCCGTAGAGTTTATGCTCGGAAACTACATTAGAGAAGACGTTTGGTGGACTACTGCAG GTACAGCGAAGGAGCCCCTAGCGGTAGAAGAGTACCGGGTGCTGCTGAGAAATATCGTGAAGCAGAGGATGAGTCTGGCTTGTTTCCTCGTGGATGGAGATCGCACGCTGGTCGGAGTCAACATGTGCATGCCTCAGGAGAGGGACCGCTTCGTTGAGCATATCCCG CCAAAATCAACAGCGGGGCAGCTATCTCTACGTATGTTCAGCGAAGCTATGAAGGTGACGGCAATATACGAGCAATACCACGTGGACAAATATCTAATGGGTGCCGGTCTGTCAGTGCTGCCGGAGTACAGGACTCTGGGCATCGCGGTAGAGATGTTGAAGTGTAG GGTGTCCCTCGCTAAGGAGCTGGGCTTCGCTGTGACCGGAGGCATATTCACAAGCGCCTCCGCCCAGCGCGCCGCCGAAAAGGCCGCCATGGATTGCGTCTACCAGATATCATACAAGGAGTTCGGCGAGCAATGCGAAATAAACTTTGACACCAGTACCGAGAGCTTAAAATTCTTCGCCAAGAAAACTGATTGA